GTGTGTGCGGAGTCGCGCGTCCACGTCACGACCGATCCTTCGCGGGTGCGTCCCTGCTCGTACAGCCAGTCCTGTCGTTCCTGCGAACGGACCGTCTCCACGACGGTCACGTCGTGACCGTATTCGTTCTTCATGCGTTCGACCACACGCTCGACACGTGCGCGCAGATCGGGATCGAGGCCATCCAGGGCTTTCACCGGTGCGGTGACATCCGTGCCCGACGCACCGTTCGTCGCCCGTCCCGCCGGCGCATTGCCAGCCATCGCGAGGAGCGCGGCGAGATCCGGATTGTCCGACGCGCCCGATCGCTGTGCGGCAAGGGTCTCGAGCGCCGACAGATTCGAGGAGGTCTCGTCCACTCCGAGCAGACTGGCATTGGTGCGACTCATGATCGCCCGGGCAGCCAGTCGCGCGCCCGCAGGTGTGCCGGCCTGGGCCAGCAGGGCATCGAGCGCCGCACGGGCATCCGCGCCTTTCGCATCGCCGATGGCCAGCAGTTGCTCGACCGACGCACTCCGGCGGGAAGAGACCCGCGACAGCGCATCGAGCATTCTTGTCCGCTGCACGTCGGCTTCGTCGCCGCGGTTCGTGTCCGTCATGGAACGCGATGTCGTGTCGGCAATGGCGCCGGTCATATCGCTGGACGAGGTGCGTGGCACTTCCACCGTATCATCTCCCTGCGTCGACTGCGCATGCGCAGTCCGTGCATGCGTCGTACGCGCATAGGCGGTGCGTGCGTAGGCGGCAAGATCGATCACGTCCGAAGGCCGGTCATCACCCGCCATCCGCACGAGCGCACCCTGAGACGAGGCCGCGTCCGCCGGCGCCGCATCTCCGGACGTGCCGGATGCAGACCATGCGTCGACAGAGACATCGCTCCCGGCATGCCCTTCGGTTGTAAGAAGGCGATCGACCAGCGATGCGGCGTCTTCCGGCAACTGTTCGATGAGATCCTGGCGCACGAGGGGACCCGCGCCGGCCAGCAATGCCAGCAGGGCGGAGAACTCCGACCGGGAAACCCTGTGTGGCTTCCCGGCCTCCTCGGTGCGGTCACGTTCATCCTCGCGGATACCGTTCCGTTCCGATGGGCGCGCCGTGTCGCGCTCTTTCACACGGGTTGCCGTCCGTTCGGGGGCCGGTCGATTCACGGCCCAGGACACATCCATGGGACTCATGGTGTTGCCGCGGGCTTGGTGCCCGCTCTCGTGATGGCCGCGGCACGGGCCGCCGGCAATGCCGTGAGAATCGCGGCCGCCTGCCGATCATTCATCGACGCCAGGATGCCGCGGATATCCGCATCCGTCATCTGATCGAGCACCTTCGCGGCATCCTTGGCCGACATGGCGCTGAAGATCTTCGCCAATCGCTGTTCGGGCATCGGCGTGTTCAGGGCGGCATCGCGCGCGCTCTTCACGAGGGCCGCCGCGGAGGCCGTACTGGAAGGCACGGTCGACGAAGCCGGTGTGGCCGTGGATGTCGGAGACGCGGCATCATGAGTATCGGCGGGCTTCGCATCGCCCTTGCCGGCCGTCGCGGCTTTCAGTGTTCCCGACGCCGTCGGCGTGGCCGACGGCGCGGTATTGGGGGGCGCACCGTGACCCGTGGTCGCACCCGCCGTCTTGCCGGTCGCAGCTGCTGTCTTGCCAACGGGGCTCGCGATCCCGCGTTCCTTGCGCAACGCCGCGCGCGCCGATTCGAGTGCGCGAATGCTGTCGGCCGGCGTGAGCGTGACATCATCGGCCGTGCTGTCGTGACTGGCGGGTGCTTCAGTCGCCGGTGCGGTGGTCGAATCACCGGTCGCATGTTCGTCATGACCGGCCCCGGCGTGTTCGTTGCCCATCTTCGACGAATCGGCCGGATGATTCTTCAGGCTGTCAGCCAAATGTGCCGAGTCGGCGGCAAACTTCGCCGACGCCCGCATATACGCGTACCCTGAGCCGCCACCCAGGCCGGCCAGCAGTCCAACGACAATGGGAATGAGCAACTGCTTCATCGGGTCGATCCATCACGAGGGGGAGCGCTCTCGGTGGTGTCACCGGAGCACGGAGCCTGCTGATCCTGTTTGCGGGCGAACTGCATCAGTGCCACTTCGTCCATCTGTGCCCGGTCGCGCTGGGCTTCATCCGCGCGCCACGCATCGGCATGTCTGGACTTGAGTCGGTTCAGCACACGGCGGTCGCGTGCCGCTTCTTCAAGCAACTCCTGTGCCTGACGCACGCCGGCGTCGGCCTGCTTCACGGCATCGCCCGCGACAAGCAAGCGCTCGTCGAGCGAAGCGAGCGTGGTGCCGAGCTGCTGCAGGTGTCCGATACGCGCCGTCATGCCGGTCGCGGCGTGGAGCTGGGCCTGTGAATCGGCCTTCAGGTTCTGCAGGGCAAGACGCGCCTCGGTGGCGCGGTCGGCGACGTCCCGGGCGGAGGCCAGTTCACGGGCCTTGGCCTGTTCATGCTGTTCGCGCAATTCGAGCAGCCGCTGCAGACGGAACCGGAACATCAGTTGCGCCTCTTCACCGACGCTTCGATCGCTTCCGCGATGTCGTTGAGCGCCTGATAGGTGTCACCGTAGTGGGAGATCTCGTCCGGACGCTGCTGAAGGAACTCAAGCACCTTGTGCCGATAGACGATGGCCGCGTCCACGTAGGGGTCGCTCCCTTTCTGGTACGCGCCCACCATGATGAGATCTTCCTTCTCGCGATACGCGGCTTCGAGACGAAGCATCGCGCTGCCGCTGCGTCGCTGGACGTCGTTGGTGATGTGGTCTTTCACACGACTCTTCGAGTCGAGCACGTCGATGGCGGGGAAGTGATTCTGCGCGGCCAGTCGCCGGGTCAGTACGATGTGGCCGTCGAGAATCGATCGTGCGGCATCGGCCACCGGTTCGTTGAAATCGTCGCCGTCCACCAGCACCGTGTAGATGCCCGTGATGCCGCCGCGGTCGCCGTTGCCGGCCCGCTCCAGCAGGCGCGGAAGATTGGCGAACACCGATGGCGGGTATCCCTTGGTGGTGGGCGGCTCACCGGTGGCCAGCCCGATCTCGCGCCAGGCCATCGCCACGCGTGTCACCGAATCCACCATGAGCAGCACCTGTTTGCCCTGATCGCGGAAGTACTCGGCGATGGCCGTGGCCACGAGCGCGCCACGCGCACGCACGAGCGCTGCCTGATCGCCCGTCGCCACGATCACGACCGAGCGCGCGAGCCCCTCGGCGCCCAGGGAGTTCTCCAGGAACTCCCGCACTTCACGGCCCCGTTCACCCAGCAGGGCGATCACATTGACATCGGCCTGGGCATGTCGCGCGATCATGCCCAGCATCGTGCTCTTGCCCACGCCGGAACCGGCGAAGATGCCCACACGCTGGCCGCGGCCAATGGTCAGGAGGCCGTCGATGGCACGGACACCCGTTTCCATCGGGCGATCGATCGTTTCGCGCTGCAGCGGATTGGGCGGCTCGGCCGAGAGCGGCACCCGCTCGATCGTATCGAGTTTGCCCTTGCCATCGATGGGATGGCCGAGGCCATTGAGGACACGACCCAGCAGACCGGGCCCCACATCCACACCGAACGTGCGGCCGAGGGGCTGCACGCTGGCCCCGGCATGCAATCCGTCCAGTTCACCGAGTGGCATGAGCAGCACATGCCGTTCATTGAATCCCACGACCTCGGCCAGCACCGAACGGTCGCGCGCGTGGTTGGTGATGCGACACAGTGAACCGAGACCGACATCGATGCCGGTGGCCTCGACCACCAGGCCGACCACGCGGGTGACCCGACCGTACGGTGCAAACCGCTCGGCGCGACCCAGTCGGTCGGTGAGCACGTCGAGCGCCGATTCGGAGTCGGTCAACGCGGTGTTGTAGGTGGGAGTCTTCATCGCCACCGTCACGCCTGGATCCCCGCCAGCATGCGATACGCACGCTCGAGGGACGTATCGACTCGGCCGTCGATGATGCGTTCGCGGCCTTCGGTCAGACAGCCGCCCCGCTGGATGTTGGGATCGGGGAGCCAGCGCAGGGTGCGTACACCGGCCCCCAGGCCGGATCCCGTCACCTGATCGAGTACGGGACGGCAGACGGCCAGATCGTCGGGGTGCATGCGCACGGTGATCTCTTCGTCCACCGGATACTGCGTGAGCGCCTTGATGACGAGATCGCTGACGAACGAGGGGTCGCCGACGATCTCCCGTTGCACCACATGACGGGCCACGAGCACGGCCAGGGCCGCGATGTTCTCCTCGGCGTTGCTCAGCCAGCGGGCTTCGTGCATCTGCACCGAAAGCACCGCTTCGTTCAGCGCGCCCGTGGTGTGCGCGATCGTTTCCTCGAGCGTGGCGCGTGCCGCTCGCTCGCCGTCGGCGCGCCCGCGGGCATACGCGTCGGCTTCGATACGGGCGCGTTCGGCCGCGAGACGCACGGCAAAATCGGCTTCGAGATGTTCCAGCGAGATGCTCGACGCGGCCGGTGACACCGGTTCCGTCGGCGACATCGACACGGCGTCCGCGAAGATGTCGACGACCGGGAATTCGTCGAGTGCCCAGGGTGTGGCGTGCATGGGCGCGCGCTCAGACGATGACATCGTCGGTACCCGCACTCAGCACGATCTCCCCCGTTTCCTCGAGCGCGCGCACCTTCGAGACGATATCCGTCTGCGCCGCTTCGACATCGCGCATCTTGACCGGACCGAGGAACTCCATCTCCTCCTTGAGACCCGCCACGGCGCGCTGCGACATGGTACCCATGATCTTCTGCTTGAGATCGGGGCTCGCCGCCTTGAGGGCCAGCGCCAGCTGCTTGACGTCCACCTCGCGCAGCAGGCGCTGCAGCGACTTGTCGTCGAGCGAAGCCAGATCCTCGAAGACGAACATGAGGTTCTTGATCTGATCGCTGAGATGCGGATCCTTCTCGGCCACGAGATCGAGCACTTCCTTCTCGAGCGAGGAACTGACGAGGTTGAGCACCGCGGCCACGGCCGCCGGACCGCCCACACTCGACATGCCCTGCGAGAACGCGAGATCCGCTTCGTTCCCGATGGCGCGCTCCACGAGGGAGATCATCTCCGGGGAAACCTTCTCCATGCGCGCGATGCGGAACATGACCTCACCGCCCAGCGCCGGATCGAATTCGCGGATGATCGCGGCCACGTGCGCCGGGTCGAGATGCGCCAGAATGAGCGCGATGGTCTGCGGATGTTCGCCGCGCAGTGTATTGCCCAACTGCTGCGGATCGGCGCGACGCAGGCGACCGAAACGATCGCTGTCGGCGAGCTGACCCTGGATGCGCTTGAGGATCTGCTGGGCCTTGGCCGGACCGAATGCCTTTTCGAGAACATCCTTGGCGAACTCCACACCACCCGTGGTGAGGGAGTCCACCCCGAGGGTGATCTCGAGCCACTCCAGAAGCACCGCATCGATCGTGGGCTGCGGAACCCGATCGAGCTGCGCCATCTCGAGCGCGACGATTTCCGCTTCTTCGGGATGCAGGCCGCCGGTGATCTTGGCGGCATGTTCGGCGCCGATGGCCATGCAGAGAATGGCCACCTTCTGTCGACCCGTGAGACGGTCGGGTGCGTACCGATCGGAGCTGCCGGCATTGCGCGACAGGGCGACCGCGGAACCGCCGGCGCTCATTGACGCAACCAGGTGCGGACGACGCGAATCGCGGCGTCGGGACGCTGATCGACCGTCGCGATGGCCTGTTCACGCTCCGGCGTGGTCGGCGGCGGCGGCAGCACGATGTGGCGACGCTGCTCTTCGAGGAGCGCCTGCTGATCGAGATACTCTTCATCCACGTCCTGCATGGCCTGCTGCATCTGCGTGCTGGCGGGCAGCTCCGGCAGTGTGCCCGCGGCGGACAGCGCCGCCGGCACCTCGACGATCTGCTTCTTGGGACGCAGCAGAATCACGGTGACCAGGGCCAGAACGAGCAGCACCACCAACGCCGCGATCGCGACCACGGGCTTGGGGTTGCTCTGGATGCGCCCCAGCAGATCCGTGGGGGCGGGCGTCGAATCCTTCACGGCGACGACCGGCAGCGGCATGTCGAACGGCGCGCTCACCACCGAGATCATGTCGCCGCGGGCGGAATCCACACCGAGGGCATTGCGCACCAGCGATTCGATGCGCGTGAGTTCGTCACTCGTGCGCGGGGTGATGGTAGGTGCGACGGCAGCGGCGGTAGAATCCGCGACCGCGGGCATCGCCGGCGCGACCTGCGTGACACGATCGGCCACCAGGACCGCCACCGTGAGCTTCTTGATGTTGCCGACCGCGCCCGTGAAGTTCTCGACGCTGTGGGTGTTCTCGTACGACGTGGCCGTGGTGCTGTACCCGGCGCCCTGCTGTGGCGTACTCGGCGTCACCTCGGCCTTCTGTTCGGTGGCGATGGCCTGCCGTTCGGGATCGACCGCCTGCACGGTGCGCTCGACCTTGTCGAAGTTCATCGACGCCGACACCTGCACACGTGCATTGCCCGTACCGACGAGACTCGACAGCAGCTTGTCGGCCTTCTGCTCGAGATACTGCTCGGTTTCGCGCTGCACGGCGAGTTGCCGGCTCGTGAGACCGGCCAGCGATCCATCGTCCTGCATGGTGAGCGCCTCGCCGCGCTCGTCCACGATGGTGACGTGATCGGGTTCGAGACCGCCCACACTCGATGCGACGAGATTCGCGATGCCGTGCACGGTTTCGGCGCGCGGGATGCTGCCGTTGTTCATCGACAGCGTCACGGAGGCCTTGGAGGGCCGTTCGTTCTGCTTGAAGAGCTGATCGTCCTCGATGGCGAGGTGCACTTTCACGCTCTTCACGTCCTTCATCTTGCCGATGGTGCGCTCGAGTTCTCCTTCCAGCGCGCGACGGTAGTTCACCTTCTGGGTGAAGTCCGTCATGCCCCAGGTCGGCTTGTCGAACAGTTCGAGACCGGGGCGGCCGGCGTTCGGCACGTCGCCGGCCGCCAGATCCACGCGGGCACGCGCCAGATCGGCGCTCTGCACCATGATGGTGGAGCCGGTGCGATCGAGTTCGTACGGGATGCCCGACTCGGTGAGCTTGTCGGTCATCGCCTTCACCTGCTCCACCGGAACGTCGGCGTAGAGCGGGATCATCGTGGGCTTGGTGGCCCAGCGGGAGACACCGAACACCGCCGCGGTCACGAGGACACCCACGGCGATGATCATCGCCTGACGGGCGCCGCCGAGTCGGCCGGTGAGGGATTCGAGCAGAGAGTTCATGGAGGAGGAGAGCGACGCGAAGGCGACGAGGGAGGCGTCTGCTTACGACTGCATGCTGATGACGCTCCGGTAGGCCTCGATGACCTTGTTCCGGAGTTCGATGAGCATGTCGAGTGCGATACCGGCTTCTTCGGAAGCCGCCATCACCTGATGCAGTTCGACGTTTTCGCCGTTGGCGAAGCGCTGCGTGAGATCGCCGGCGCGATCACGCGCATCGGAGACTTCATTGATCGCACGCGTGAGGGTGTTGCCGAAGGAGTTTTCGCCCGTGCCCACAGGGACCGGCGTCGTCGGACCGCGATCCTGACCGAACTGCGGCAGGTTGCGGGTGATCAGATCGATACGAGTCTGCATGAGCGCGAAGGAAGCGGAGGGGAAGACGGAACGTCGGGGATCGATCAGGCGCGCACGTCGAGACGCACGCCGCGCGCGGCGGGCGGTGCGGGCTGCGTGGCGGCCTTGATGCGGCTGTATGTGAGGGGGCCGAGCGCAGCGGTCTTCGCGAAGAAGTTCCGCTCTTCGCTCGTGAGCACGCTCCAGAGCGTCGGATCGGTGCCGGCCGGTGCTTCGGCAGGCACGCTGCTCTGCGTGGAGGCCGCCTGTCCCGCGATGGGCGTCTGCGGCTTGAGCGTCGCGGCCTGCGCGGCACGAGCCTGCTGACCGGCCTGCTGCGCCGTGCCCGTCTGTCCGTTCTGCTGCGCCCGATTCGACTCGGCGCGGGTGAGCGAACCGAGATTGGCGAGAGGACTGGTGTGGTTGATGCCGTTGACGCTCATGGTGTTGTCAGCGCGTGACGCGTGTGATGCGAGTGAAACGGAGAGTGACGCAGGAAGTGAGGCAGCGGGCCGGGAACCGATGTGCTGTCGGAGAGGAGAAGGAGGAGGAAGAGGATGACCTCACACCGATTCCCGGACCCGCCGCGTCATGCAGGCGATAGATCGAGGTGTTCAGACGTGTTCATGTGTTCAGATGTCGAGCGCGGCGCGAAGCATCGATTTGGCCGTCTGGAAGACGGCGGCGTTGGCTTCGTAGATGCGCTTGGCGTCCATGAGCTTCACGAGCTCCTGCGTGGTGTCGATGTCGGGATAGCGCACGTAGCCGTTGGCGTCGGCATCGGGGTGGCCTGGCTCGTACACGAGACGGCCCTCGCCCTGGTCTTCCGCCACACCGGCCACCCGCACGCCGTATTCACCACCCATCACACCATCCACGCCGCCGGTGACCGGCAGGACGGGCACGGTGAACGTCCGGGCGGTATCGGTGATGGGCACTTCGAAGGCCGGTGCACCCGCGACGTTCTGGTTGCCCATCGTCCGCGCGGTGATGTTGCCGGGATTGAACAGTGCGTTCTGCGCGGTGGCCGATTCGAGGACCACCTCGCGACGCTTGTACGGCGTGCCATCGGTGCCGCGGGTGACGTCGGCGTTGGCGATGTTCTGCGCGATGGTTTCCATGCGCTGCCGCTGTGCGGAGATGCCGCTGGCCGCGATGCCCATGGATTTGAACATGGGGCGTACGGGCGACTGTCCCGGAATGGGGAGCAGCGCGAGCGGACGCGATGGATTCACGGGCATCAGGCGGCGCCTCCACCCTTGATGGCGGTGCGCAGGCTCTGGTAGGTCTTTTCCAGCAGGCGTGAGGTGGCGAGGAAGCGGAGCTGCTCATCCGCCAGGGCCACCATTTCGTCTTCCACATTGACCGCGGCGACGTTGGCCTGTGCGTTCCCGGTCTTCGCTTCCAGGGCGAAGCCATCGCCATTGCCCAGCGTCGCCTTGGAGACGCGGTCGGCGATCCCTCGCGAACGGTCCACGCTCTTGTCCAGCGCCGCCTTGAGTGGCGACGCCGACGTCGTGCGTTCGATGAGTCCGAAGAGTTTCATGGGTACCGGAGAAAGGGGGAACTGTCCGGTGCCAGTAAAAGCAATGGGCGGGCCAGATCATCCGTGAACGGAGACCCGGACCCGCCGAGTGTATGTAAAACATTTATTTGTAAGAGGTTACAAGGAACCAGCGATGCGCCCGCCGCTGGTTATCCTTCCATCCGGATCATTGGAAATTGCGGGAAATCAGGAAAAAGATGCCGGTCACCATGTGACCCAAGTTGCCGTGTGATCGCCGACGCGGAAAAACCGTGGAAAGCGGCAAGAGATGCCGCTGTTGCCTGCGGTGAGCTTCCGGAGAAGCGCCTTCGTCAGTCTTCTCAGTCTTCGTCGCCGTCGCGGCCGGAGTTGCTGCCCGGACCGTTCAGCTTGTTGCGCAGGGTGCGTACGCTGATCCCCAGCAGGTCGGCGGCCTTCGTTCGATTATTATCGGCAGCTGCCAGCGCATGCTGAATGAGGACCCGCTCGGCTTCCGCCACATTGAGCGAGCTGAGCGCGATGGCGCCATTGGCCGGTGTTGGCGTCGCTCCGGAACCCGCGCCGGGTGCGGCGGCCGCTCCGCTCACCGCGAGCACGGGGCTGGCGCCAGGTGTGGCGATGGCGCGCGGCCGCATATTCGGCGCGCCCAGCGAATGGGCCAGGCCGAATCGGGTCCCTTCGAGGCAATGGGGCTGGATGATGGGATCGGGAGTCAGGATGACCGCACGTTCGATCACATGCTGGAGCTCGCGGACATTGCCGGGCCAGGGGTACTGCTGCAACGCTTCGAGGGCGTCCTGCGAAAGTCCTTCGATCTTCTTGCCGATCTCGGCGGCGGTCCGCATGGCAAACCGGAGCGCCAGCACGGGGATGTCCTCGGGGCGGTCGCGCAGCGGCGGAATCAGAACCGGGATGGTGGACAACCTATAGTAGAGGTCCTGCCGGAAGGTCCCGTGATCGGCTTCCATGGCCAGGTCGCGATTGGTGGTCGCGACGATACGGACGTCCACCTTGATGGGGGTAGTTCCACCAACCCGTTCGAATTCCTGTTCCTGCAGGACCCGCAGCAGCTTGGCCTGCAGGTCGAGACGCATCTCCGAGATTTCGTCCAGCAGGAGCGTCCCGCGGTTGGCCCGCTCGAAGGCGCCTTCCACGCGCTTGATCGCCCCGGTGAACGCCCCCTTCTCGTGCCCGAACAGCGCCGATTCCACCAGCCCTTCCGGAAGGGCGGCGCAGTTGAGCTTGATGAACGGCTTGTCGCGCCGCTCGCTCTGATCGTGAATGGCGCGGGCGAAGAGCTCCTTGCCCGTGCCCGATTCGCCCTGCAGCAGCACGGTCGCGCGTGTGGGGGCCGCCATGGAGACGGTCTGCAGAATGCGCCGCACGACTGGCGAGTCGCCGATGATCTGCCGCTCGTTCCGGAACTGCATGACCTCCTTGCGGAGGGCCTCGTTCTCCCGCCGGAGGCGCACGAATTCGAGGGCCTGGTCCACGGCCAGCTCGAGCTGCTGTGGACGCACCGGCTTGGTGATGTAGTCGATCGCGCCGGCCTTGATCGACGCCACCGCGTGTTCGATGCTGGCGTGGCCGGTCAGCATGATGAGGGGGATGTCATACCCCTCGCGGGTCAGGAGCTGGATGAACTCCAGCCCCGTGAGTCCCGGCATGCGGTAGTCGGAAATGATGAGATCGATCCCGCCCCGTTCGAGCACCTGCAGCGCCTCCGGGACGCTCCGGGCGCCGACGGGCGTGTGACCGGCCTGGGAGAGGGTATCCTCCAGAATCAGGCCGACCGCGGCTTCGTCATCGACGTACAGGATCGTGGCCATGCGGCGCAGGCGGGCGGGAAACAGGTTCGCCGGCAGCGTGTGGCTCGTGCCTGCCGGGTGACGCATCGGGCGTCCGTGCGTCTTTCTCGGAGACGCACCCGGCAAAAATAGCCGCATGGATCACAAAACGCGAAAGCCTCTGTGCCCGCGTCGTGATCCGGCGGACGACGGCCGGTCGACAGCCGCTCCCGAGGTCACCCGGGCCGACTCGAGGCCGCTCAAGGCCGACGGATGCGTTCCGATACTCCTTCGTATAGAAGACTCCGCCGGCAGGACGTCCGCTTCCGTGGACGACCGATCCGGCCCGGCCCGGCTCCGATGCGCGTCACCAACTCGATCATCACCACCAACAGCAAGCTCCGTCTGCAGGTCGGTCTGCAGGGGATCGATCGATTGCGCGAGGATATTGCGTCCGGCGTGCGCATCCGGAAGATCTCCGATGATGCGACCAGCGGCGGTGAGCTCGTTCGTATCGGCAGTTCGATGCGCGCGCTCACGCAGTTCAAGCGCAACGCCGATTCGGGCGTCGCCCGGGCCGAAGCGGAAGAAGGTGCGCTCAATCAGCTCACGAATGCGCTCACACGCGCGTCGGAGCTCGCGCTCGGTCAGATCGGCGGCACCGCGACCGCGCAGACGCGCACCATCACCAAATCCGAGATCGATCAGCTGCTCAATCTCGCCGCGTCGCTGGGCAACACACGGTTCGGCGACGAGTATCTCTTCGGCGGCAATCGCGCCAACGAAGCGCCCTTCTTCGATCCGACGCCGGCCACCGGCAGCTTCTCCCGACTCGAACTGAATGGCAATCCGGTGAATCCCACCGGCAACATGACGCTCGAGATCGGCGACAACAAGTTCATCACGCCGAATCACAATGCGACGCAGGTGTTCATCGACACCGACGCCCTTGATGCGCTGCGCGATCTGTCCAAGGCCCTCGCCGACGACGATACCGCCGCCATCCAGGCCTCGGCCACGCGGCTGAACGACGCGAACAGCAAAGTGCAGACGCTCATCGGCACGCAGGGCGCGCGGGTCAACGAGATGGAAGACGCCAAGCTCAATCTCGAGACGATGGCGCTGAATCTGAAAGCCTTCCGCTCCGATCTGCGCGACACCGAAGTCGACAAGGCCCTGGTCGATCTGGTGGGCAAGCAGACGCTGTATCAGGCCGCCATGAGCGCGACGTCGCGTGTTCTCGGATTGAGCCTCGCCAACTATCTGTAAATCACATCACATGGGACTGGCTGTCATGAACGAGTCGCGCGGGATGGTGTCGATCACGCATCACTTCGGAACCATCGAGGTTGCCGAGGACGCGATGATGACGTTCCCCACGGGTGGACTCTTCGGATTCGAGAAGATCACGCGGTATGCCCTGCTTCCCGCCGCGCGTCAGGGACTCTGGTGGCTCATCGCGCCGAATGCCGATGCCACGACGTTCGTGCTGGCCGATCCGTTCATGCTCGATCCCGACTACGCGATCGATCTGGGCGAACGTGAGAAGAACGAGCTGCAACTGGCGACGCCCTCGGATGCGCTGGCCCTCGTGATGCTGACACTGCCCGACATTCCGGGCGTCGCGCCCACCGCCAACATGCGCGCGCCGATCGTCTTCAACATCACGCGTCGACTCGCCGCCCAGGTGGTGAGCCGCGATGAATCGCACGAGCTGCAGAAACTCGCGGACCTGGGACGCTATCCGCTGCAGGAGGGCGGTGTCTCGTTGGGGTGAGCAGAATCCGGAGAGTGCCACCGGCGCTTCCTATCGATCTCCTCCCTGACCAGCTCCCTCCTGCTTCCTCTTGAAATATTGACGCCGTGGAGTCGGTGCTCTCCGGATGACGCACACCCGTCATTCGGACAGTCTCGACGCCACGGCGTCATGGGTATCAAGAGGAAGCAGGAGGGAGCTGGTCAGGAAGGAGATCAATAGTGGTCCCCTTTGCGCCGCCGTTTTCTGTCTACGCTGCGGGGCGCTCTAACCCGGCGCTCACGGGCTTCGGAAATCCGAACCCTTCCTCCGCCAGATCGTCGAACAGGCTCTGCAACGCCACGCCGTATTCGCGTGAGGCGAGGAATGGCGCCTGGGGCAGCGCATCGCGGATCTTCGCGCAGACACTGGTGTGATACGCGGCATCGGTGGCCAGTCGGACCGTGAGATCCACATATGCATCGGCATCGGCGGCGACCAGTTCATCGAGACCGATCGATTGCACGATGCTCGCGTCGCCTGTGCCACGCAGCCAGGGAGACCGT
The sequence above is drawn from the Gemmatimonas aurantiaca genome and encodes:
- a CDS encoding M15 family metallopeptidase encodes the protein MSPMDVSWAVNRPAPERTATRVKERDTARPSERNGIREDERDRTEEAGKPHRVSRSEFSALLALLAGAGPLVRQDLIEQLPEDAASLVDRLLTTEGHAGSDVSVDAWSASGTSGDAAPADAASSQGALVRMAGDDRPSDVIDLAAYARTAYARTTHARTAHAQSTQGDDTVEVPRTSSSDMTGAIADTTSRSMTDTNRGDEADVQRTRMLDALSRVSSRRSASVEQLLAIGDAKGADARAALDALLAQAGTPAGARLAARAIMSRTNASLLGVDETSSNLSALETLAAQRSGASDNPDLAALLAMAGNAPAGRATNGASGTDVTAPVKALDGLDPDLRARVERVVERMKNEYGHDVTVVETVRSQERQDWLYEQGRTREGSVVTWTRDSAHTHGEAVDVIIDGSYQNAAGFARLQRIAREEGLRTLGMKDPGHLELAQRSASSRTTTQSAANTNDPAGAAGVARVAGVASVATVARVADAQSTSSTGVGNIQTLAAQQTGRDSHNMSNNRDGAQSERQSTSSRSEHRRSEALSGNTDTTLPFGAASMSGPTNGATTGTERASSVSPTAGSDQAQRVSDIQQMRADAPAGPLARMTLNVDNANGTQEKITVDLRGNTVSTHISTDAATADRLRLRTAELQDALGRHGLDGDTVRISGARTETTDPSRVAGLDRDPLKTLTTAASSGEGTANGQGGGQRDRATGERQREWQQDSSRREQASEARDDRQEQQGRQRRPNFFLGNE
- the fliJ gene encoding flagellar export protein FliJ; translated protein: MFRFRLQRLLELREQHEQAKARELASARDVADRATEARLALQNLKADSQAQLHAATGMTARIGHLQQLGTTLASLDERLLVAGDAVKQADAGVRQAQELLEEAARDRRVLNRLKSRHADAWRADEAQRDRAQMDEVALMQFARKQDQQAPCSGDTTESAPPRDGSTR
- a CDS encoding FliI/YscN family ATPase gives rise to the protein MKTPTYNTALTDSESALDVLTDRLGRAERFAPYGRVTRVVGLVVEATGIDVGLGSLCRITNHARDRSVLAEVVGFNERHVLLMPLGELDGLHAGASVQPLGRTFGVDVGPGLLGRVLNGLGHPIDGKGKLDTIERVPLSAEPPNPLQRETIDRPMETGVRAIDGLLTIGRGQRVGIFAGSGVGKSTMLGMIARHAQADVNVIALLGERGREVREFLENSLGAEGLARSVVIVATGDQAALVRARGALVATAIAEYFRDQGKQVLLMVDSVTRVAMAWREIGLATGEPPTTKGYPPSVFANLPRLLERAGNGDRGGITGIYTVLVDGDDFNEPVADAARSILDGHIVLTRRLAAQNHFPAIDVLDSKSRVKDHITNDVQRRSGSAMLRLEAAYREKEDLIMVGAYQKGSDPYVDAAIVYRHKVLEFLQQRPDEISHYGDTYQALNDIAEAIEASVKRRN
- a CDS encoding FliH/SctL family protein is translated as MHATPWALDEFPVVDIFADAVSMSPTEPVSPAASSISLEHLEADFAVRLAAERARIEADAYARGRADGERAARATLEETIAHTTGALNEAVLSVQMHEARWLSNAEENIAALAVLVARHVVQREIVGDPSFVSDLVIKALTQYPVDEEITVRMHPDDLAVCRPVLDQVTGSGLGAGVRTLRWLPDPNIQRGGCLTEGRERIIDGRVDTSLERAYRMLAGIQA
- the fliG gene encoding flagellar motor switch protein FliG gives rise to the protein MSAGGSAVALSRNAGSSDRYAPDRLTGRQKVAILCMAIGAEHAAKITGGLHPEEAEIVALEMAQLDRVPQPTIDAVLLEWLEITLGVDSLTTGGVEFAKDVLEKAFGPAKAQQILKRIQGQLADSDRFGRLRRADPQQLGNTLRGEHPQTIALILAHLDPAHVAAIIREFDPALGGEVMFRIARMEKVSPEMISLVERAIGNEADLAFSQGMSSVGGPAAVAAVLNLVSSSLEKEVLDLVAEKDPHLSDQIKNLMFVFEDLASLDDKSLQRLLREVDVKQLALALKAASPDLKQKIMGTMSQRAVAGLKEEMEFLGPVKMRDVEAAQTDIVSKVRALEETGEIVLSAGTDDVIV
- the fliF gene encoding flagellar basal-body MS-ring/collar protein FliF is translated as MNSLLESLTGRLGGARQAMIIAVGVLVTAAVFGVSRWATKPTMIPLYADVPVEQVKAMTDKLTESGIPYELDRTGSTIMVQSADLARARVDLAAGDVPNAGRPGLELFDKPTWGMTDFTQKVNYRRALEGELERTIGKMKDVKSVKVHLAIEDDQLFKQNERPSKASVTLSMNNGSIPRAETVHGIANLVASSVGGLEPDHVTIVDERGEALTMQDDGSLAGLTSRQLAVQRETEQYLEQKADKLLSSLVGTGNARVQVSASMNFDKVERTVQAVDPERQAIATEQKAEVTPSTPQQGAGYSTTATSYENTHSVENFTGAVGNIKKLTVAVLVADRVTQVAPAMPAVADSTAAAVAPTITPRTSDELTRIESLVRNALGVDSARGDMISVVSAPFDMPLPVVAVKDSTPAPTDLLGRIQSNPKPVVAIAALVVLLVLALVTVILLRPKKQIVEVPAALSAAGTLPELPASTQMQQAMQDVDEEYLDQQALLEEQRRHIVLPPPPTTPEREQAIATVDQRPDAAIRVVRTWLRQ